The following coding sequences are from one Parabacteroides pacaensis window:
- the neuC gene encoding UDP-N-acetylglucosamine 2-epimerase, with protein MRKICVVTGTRAEYGLLSRLMRLIKESPDCQLQVIATNMHLLPEYGNTCHEIEQDGFRIDAKVPMKKPTDDAFGVITSMAEEMNGMNEALYNLSPDMVLILGDRYEMLVVAIVAMLQRIPIAHLHGGEISEGAVDDNIRHSITKMSSLHFTSTEEYRKRVIQLGEQPGRVFYVGSLGVENLKLVSLMSKQDLEDSLNFTFDGNTIMVTYHPVTLGNRSPKDEIDDFLLALDAFPTLKVLFTMPNSDQGSKVIRQAIEDYCNLNRERCCCYSSLGLKRYLSALRYVTAVVGNSSSGLLEVPSAHIPTLNIGERQKGRVYGLSVYNCASDTASIVTGLKTVLSGEFREIACRAVNPYEKADTAQNIFTVVATYPLDKLQQKSFYNL; from the coding sequence ATGAGAAAGATTTGTGTAGTAACCGGTACTCGTGCCGAATATGGATTGTTGAGCAGATTGATGCGCCTAATTAAAGAATCTCCGGATTGTCAGTTGCAAGTCATAGCCACCAATATGCATTTGCTTCCCGAATATGGAAATACCTGTCATGAAATAGAACAAGATGGCTTCCGTATTGATGCCAAGGTTCCGATGAAGAAACCCACGGATGATGCTTTCGGGGTAATTACTTCTATGGCAGAAGAGATGAATGGCATGAATGAAGCCCTGTATAACCTTTCACCGGACATGGTTCTGATATTGGGTGACCGTTATGAAATGTTGGTTGTGGCTATTGTTGCCATGTTACAGCGTATACCTATAGCGCATCTTCACGGGGGAGAAATCAGTGAAGGTGCCGTAGATGACAATATCCGCCATTCCATTACGAAGATGAGTTCACTTCACTTTACATCTACTGAAGAGTATCGTAAACGGGTTATTCAACTAGGAGAACAGCCCGGACGGGTATTTTATGTAGGTTCTCTCGGAGTGGAAAACTTGAAGCTGGTATCTTTGATGAGTAAACAAGACTTGGAGGATTCCTTGAATTTCACTTTCGATGGAAATACTATCATGGTGACTTATCATCCTGTAACTTTGGGTAATCGTAGCCCGAAAGATGAGATAGATGATTTTCTGCTTGCGTTGGATGCTTTTCCTACCCTAAAGGTACTTTTCACAATGCCTAACTCTGACCAAGGGAGTAAAGTGATACGCCAGGCCATTGAGGATTATTGCAACTTGAATAGGGAACGTTGCTGTTGTTACAGTTCATTAGGTTTGAAACGCTACCTTTCAGCTTTGCGATATGTAACGGCTGTAGTAGGTAATTCATCCAGTGGCTTGCTTGAGGTTCCTTCTGCACATATTCCGACGCTCAATATCGGGGAACGCCAGAAAGGTCGTGTGTATGGATTATCAGTCTACAATTGTGCCAGCGATACAGCATCAATTGTTACCGGTCTAAAAACAGTACTTTCAGGGGAGTTCCGTGAAATAGCTTGTCGTGCGGTCAATCCTTATGAAAAGGCGGATACTGCTCAGAATATTTTTACTGTGGTAGCTACTTATCCGCTTGATAAATTACAGCAAAAATCATTTTATAATTTGTAG
- the neuB gene encoding N-acetylneuraminate synthase, whose protein sequence is MGHTLIIAEAGVNHNGSIVQAKQLIDAAADAGVDYVKFQTFKTENLVLKSARKADYQQNNMHDGNDSQYCMLKKLELSPEQHKELISYCNERGVKFFSTAFDFGSIDFLASLHLGLWKIPSGEITNYPYLRKIAGFHEPVILSTGMSTLEEIKSAMEVLVNYGLQKEQITVLHCNTEYPTPMRDVNLSAMNEMRQQLGLTIGYSDHTQGIEVPIAAVALGAEVIEKHFTLDRNLPGPDHKASLEPLELKAMVSAIRNIEQAVGVSHKAVSVSEAKNKAVARKSIIAARTIKKGEIFTEENLTVKRPGNGISPMRWPDVIGLIATRDFEEDELIEL, encoded by the coding sequence ATGGGACATACTTTAATAATTGCTGAAGCTGGTGTAAACCATAATGGTTCAATTGTCCAGGCAAAGCAACTGATAGATGCTGCTGCCGACGCTGGTGTTGATTATGTGAAATTTCAGACTTTTAAGACGGAAAATCTTGTGTTGAAGTCAGCCCGAAAGGCCGATTACCAACAAAATAATATGCATGATGGTAACGACAGCCAATATTGCATGTTGAAAAAATTGGAACTTTCTCCCGAGCAGCATAAAGAACTGATATCTTATTGTAATGAAAGGGGAGTGAAATTCTTTTCTACGGCTTTCGATTTCGGCAGCATTGACTTTTTAGCTTCATTGCATCTGGGATTGTGGAAAATACCTTCCGGTGAGATCACCAATTATCCTTACTTGAGAAAGATAGCAGGCTTTCATGAACCGGTTATTCTTTCTACGGGTATGAGTACTCTTGAAGAAATCAAATCAGCAATGGAAGTACTCGTTAATTATGGTTTGCAAAAGGAGCAGATCACTGTTCTTCACTGTAATACAGAATATCCCACCCCTATGCGTGATGTCAATCTTTCTGCTATGAATGAGATGCGTCAACAGTTAGGTTTAACTATTGGATATTCCGACCATACACAGGGCATAGAAGTACCTATTGCTGCGGTTGCTTTGGGTGCTGAAGTTATTGAGAAACATTTTACGTTGGATAGAAATTTACCGGGTCCCGATCATAAGGCTTCGCTTGAACCCCTCGAACTGAAAGCGATGGTATCTGCTATCCGTAATATAGAGCAGGCTGTTGGAGTCAGCCATAAAGCGGTATCGGTATCTGAAGCTAAAAATAAAGCTGTAGCCCGCAAGAGTATTATAGCTGCCAGAACTATTAAGAAAGGAGAAATTTTTACTGAAGAAAATCTGACGGTGAAACGTCCGGGGAATGGTATCAGTCCCATGCGCTGGCCCGATGTAATTGGTCTTATTGCTACCCGTGATTTCGAAGAAGACGAACTGATCGAATTATGA
- a CDS encoding acetyltransferase, with amino-acid sequence MRPLILVGGGGHCKSVIEATESAGFTIKGILDLPEYVGQQILDYSVLGTDDDIPRFVSDFDFIVTLGFIKDPHLRIRLHERIKEAGGNLATVMASTARISRYATIQCGTVILHQACVNAGASIGEGCIINTFANIEHDVVIGDYCHISTGVMVNGDCRVGKGTFLGSQSVMVNGTEITEGCIIGAGSMVRKNLLQKGIYSGNPALLKIKL; translated from the coding sequence ATGAGACCTCTGATACTTGTAGGTGGTGGTGGCCATTGTAAATCCGTTATAGAAGCTACCGAAAGTGCTGGTTTTACCATTAAAGGCATATTGGATTTGCCTGAATATGTAGGACAACAAATATTGGACTATTCGGTTCTCGGTACCGATGACGATATTCCTCGTTTTGTATCTGATTTTGATTTTATAGTTACTTTGGGCTTTATCAAAGATCCACACTTGCGCATTCGTCTTCATGAGAGAATAAAAGAAGCGGGAGGAAATCTTGCCACGGTTATGGCTTCAACAGCCCGTATATCCCGATATGCGACAATTCAATGCGGTACGGTTATCCTCCATCAGGCTTGTGTCAATGCAGGTGCATCGATAGGCGAGGGATGTATTATCAATACTTTTGCCAATATCGAGCATGACGTTGTGATTGGTGACTATTGCCATATCTCTACGGGGGTTATGGTCAATGGCGATTGTCGGGTAGGTAAAGGCACTTTCCTTGGCAGTCAGTCTGTCATGGTAAATGGTACGGAAATAACCGAAGGCTGTATAATAGGTGCCGGTTCTATGGTCCGTAAAAATCTTCTCCAAAAGGGAATTTATTCGGGTAATCCTGCCCTTTTAAAAATCAAGCTCTAA
- a CDS encoding LegC family aminotransferase: protein MYSDIVDFIHRLYETNEFVPLHAPLFVGNEKKYLNECIDTTFVSSVGKFVDRFEDEVATYTGAKKAVVCVSGTNALHTAMLLVGVEREDEILTQALTFIATCNAISYIGAHPVFIDVDKDTLGLSPKAVRIWLEKNAGLKDNICYNKNTGRRIKACIPMHTFGHPVRIDELVDICNEWHIELIEDAAESMGSFYKGRHTGTFGKVGAISFNGNKTITTGGGGMLLFQDEELGKLAKHLTTQAKVPHRWAFVHDHIGYNYRMPNINAALGCAQLENLERYVQDKRETAARYKEFFATVPNIDFFIEPDDCRSNYWLNVVLLKDKAAQEEFLEYTNDHGVMTRPVWELMTRLEMFKHCKTDGLENTEWLAERIVNIPSSVRLKR, encoded by the coding sequence ATGTATAGCGATATAGTAGACTTTATTCACCGACTTTATGAAACCAATGAGTTTGTGCCTTTGCACGCCCCTTTGTTTGTCGGTAATGAAAAGAAGTATTTGAACGAATGCATTGACACTACTTTTGTTTCCAGTGTCGGTAAATTCGTAGACCGTTTTGAAGATGAGGTTGCCACTTATACCGGTGCGAAGAAAGCCGTTGTATGTGTCAGCGGAACCAATGCCCTGCACACGGCCATGCTACTTGTCGGTGTGGAACGTGAAGATGAAATTCTGACGCAAGCCTTGACTTTTATAGCCACTTGTAATGCAATCAGTTATATTGGCGCTCACCCTGTCTTTATTGATGTGGATAAGGATACTCTGGGCCTTTCTCCAAAAGCCGTTAGAATCTGGCTGGAAAAGAATGCCGGGCTGAAAGATAATATATGTTATAATAAGAACACCGGCAGGAGGATAAAAGCCTGTATTCCGATGCATACTTTCGGACATCCGGTTAGAATAGATGAATTGGTGGATATCTGTAACGAATGGCATATCGAGTTGATTGAAGATGCCGCCGAAAGCATGGGCAGCTTCTATAAAGGCCGGCATACGGGTACATTCGGTAAAGTCGGTGCCATCAGCTTTAATGGAAATAAAACCATCACTACCGGTGGTGGTGGCATGCTTTTGTTTCAGGACGAAGAACTTGGCAAGCTTGCCAAACATTTGACCACTCAGGCCAAAGTTCCCCATCGCTGGGCTTTTGTACACGACCATATCGGTTATAACTACCGGATGCCGAATATTAATGCAGCTTTAGGGTGTGCCCAGTTAGAGAATTTAGAACGCTATGTACAGGATAAACGTGAAACGGCTGCGAGATACAAGGAATTTTTTGCTACTGTCCCGAATATAGATTTCTTTATAGAACCGGATGATTGCCGTTCCAACTATTGGCTGAACGTCGTTTTGCTTAAAGATAAGGCGGCTCAAGAGGAATTTCTCGAATACACCAATGATCACGGAGTGATGACCCGTCCTGTCTGGGAACTGATGACCCGGTTGGAAATGTTTAAACATTGTAAAACGGACGGTTTGGAGAACACCGAATGGTTGGCAGAGAGGATTGTGAATATACCAAGTAGTGTACGTTTGAAAAGATGA
- a CDS encoding polysaccharide biosynthesis protein has product MFNLDKFISDSITMRSISLFADDIENNKEKLQREIEGKSVCVIGGAGTIGSSFIRALLPFRPSKLIVIDLNENGLAELTRDLRSTYGLFVPEEYRTYTLNFADPIFARIFREEKGFDIVANFSAHKHVRSEKDKYSVQALIENNDIKAKRFMDLLCGFPPKHFFCVSTDKAANPVNIMGASKRVMEDMVMAYVSKFKVTTARFANVAFSNGSLPDGWLNRVRKKQPLAAPNDVKRYFVSLEESGQICMLACILGKNGEIFFPKLGEEQMLTFSGICDEYVKALGCEKIECANDEDAKKISSEMSYDTNKYPVVYFKSDTTGEKAYEEFYILGEKLDMVRFQGIGVIEKSRHRPLAEVEDFFIKLEHIFVNPDFTKEEVVQAIQQFIPNFEHEEKGKNLDQKM; this is encoded by the coding sequence ATGTTTAATTTAGATAAATTTATCTCAGACAGTATCACAATGCGTTCAATCAGCCTCTTTGCGGATGATATTGAGAACAACAAAGAGAAACTGCAACGAGAGATTGAAGGTAAGAGTGTATGCGTGATTGGAGGAGCAGGAACCATCGGTTCTTCATTTATTCGAGCACTCCTTCCATTCAGGCCATCGAAGCTCATTGTTATTGATTTGAATGAAAACGGTCTGGCAGAATTGACCCGTGACCTGCGTTCCACCTACGGTCTCTTTGTCCCGGAAGAATATAGAACCTATACACTCAACTTTGCAGATCCTATTTTTGCTCGTATCTTCCGTGAAGAAAAAGGTTTTGATATTGTTGCTAACTTCTCAGCTCACAAGCACGTTCGTAGTGAGAAAGATAAATACAGCGTTCAGGCACTAATTGAGAATAATGACATCAAAGCAAAGAGGTTCATGGACTTACTTTGCGGATTTCCACCGAAACACTTCTTCTGTGTGTCAACAGACAAGGCTGCTAACCCTGTAAACATCATGGGTGCAAGTAAACGTGTAATGGAGGATATGGTGATGGCTTACGTTTCTAAGTTCAAGGTCACTACAGCCCGTTTTGCTAATGTCGCTTTCTCCAACGGTTCATTGCCTGACGGCTGGTTGAATCGTGTTAGAAAGAAACAGCCGCTGGCAGCCCCCAACGACGTAAAACGTTACTTTGTTTCCTTGGAGGAGAGCGGACAGATTTGTATGCTGGCATGTATCCTGGGCAAGAATGGGGAGATTTTTTTTCCGAAATTAGGAGAAGAACAGATGCTGACTTTTTCCGGTATCTGTGATGAATACGTGAAGGCCCTCGGTTGCGAGAAGATAGAGTGTGCTAATGATGAAGATGCAAAGAAAATTTCCAGTGAGATGTCTTATGATACTAATAAATATCCTGTAGTGTATTTTAAGAGTGATACGACTGGCGAAAAAGCTTATGAGGAATTTTATATTCTCGGAGAGAAACTTGATATGGTTCGCTTTCAAGGTATCGGCGTTATTGAGAAGTCAAGACATCGCCCTTTGGCTGAAGTAGAGGATTTCTTTATAAAACTGGAACATATTTTTGTTAACCCTGATTTCACAAAAGAAGAAGTAGTACAAGCCATCCAACAATTCATTCCTAATTTCGAACACGAAGAAAAGGGGAAGAATTTGGATCAAAAAATGTGA
- a CDS encoding polysaccharide biosynthesis protein — MLSTLLKRLAFRLARIKYLNRWIIFGIDVFASVVISILAYLLIVYVTNIPLIPHYILALSIFSALTSIFSFLVWRVYKGVVRHTTLPEVWRIGAAVLLKVLLLLFVVKLATDGFSSKQLLLGFLTDLFATTTTLVTIRVFLINIYNQLVSRAGRRPSRILVYGTDSRAVSIAGMLTQNYLTSYRIVGYLTIGSIYKHFRISGQPVYFIKDIESFARIARRTEVQAVLFPSYKSAQEEKDRLVTYCQKLKIQLLVAPPFEEMKNGRLPQPKIREVQIEDLLGREEIKINLEEISGLLKDKVILVTGAAGSIGSEICRQLTHFPIKKLICFDSAETPMHNLRLELEDKYPGLNFVPVIGDVRSKDRIDYVFRNWHPCIVFHAAAYKHVPLMEENPCEAVRVNVYGTRLVADASVQYHVEKFVMISTDKAVNPTNIMGCSKRLAEIYVQSLSIAISKGEVKGETKFITTRFGNVLGSNGSVIPRFREQIKNGGPVTVTDPEIIRYFMTIPEACRLVLEAGTMGKGGEIFIFDMGEPVKIADLASRMIELSGMEVGKDIEIKYTGLRPGEKLYEELLSHKENTKETPHEKIRVASVREYNYSEVMPEMDALITLSRDVKIESMVKEMKRYVPEFKSKNSQFEKWDDNLTK, encoded by the coding sequence ATGCTTTCGACCTTGTTAAAACGATTAGCCTTCCGGCTGGCACGTATAAAATATCTGAACCGCTGGATAATTTTTGGAATTGATGTTTTTGCATCCGTTGTAATAAGCATTCTAGCCTATCTTTTAATCGTTTACGTAACCAATATTCCCTTAATACCTCATTATATATTAGCTTTAAGCATATTTTCTGCACTAACCAGCATCTTTTCCTTTTTAGTTTGGCGTGTATATAAGGGTGTGGTAAGGCACACCACCTTGCCCGAGGTATGGCGTATCGGGGCAGCCGTTCTTTTAAAAGTACTTTTGCTTCTTTTTGTTGTAAAGCTGGCAACCGACGGCTTTAGTAGCAAGCAGCTTCTTTTAGGCTTTCTTACCGATCTTTTTGCTACCACCACAACGCTGGTAACCATCCGCGTATTCCTTATTAACATCTATAACCAGCTAGTTAGCCGTGCCGGCAGGCGTCCTTCCCGCATCCTGGTCTACGGCACCGACAGCCGTGCCGTTTCGATAGCCGGTATGCTCACCCAGAATTACCTTACCTCTTACCGCATTGTGGGCTATTTGACCATAGGCTCTATTTACAAGCATTTCCGCATATCCGGCCAGCCGGTTTATTTTATCAAGGACATTGAAAGCTTTGCCCGCATAGCCCGTCGCACGGAAGTTCAAGCAGTTCTTTTCCCAAGCTACAAATCCGCCCAGGAAGAAAAAGACCGCCTGGTCACTTATTGCCAGAAGTTAAAAATCCAGCTATTGGTAGCTCCCCCTTTTGAAGAGATGAAAAACGGCAGGCTTCCTCAACCCAAAATCCGTGAAGTTCAGATAGAAGACCTTTTGGGTCGGGAAGAAATCAAGATAAACCTGGAAGAAATCAGTGGCCTATTAAAAGACAAGGTCATTTTAGTCACAGGAGCAGCGGGTAGTATCGGAAGTGAAATTTGTCGTCAACTAACGCATTTCCCCATTAAAAAGCTCATTTGTTTTGATTCCGCTGAAACCCCGATGCATAACTTAAGATTGGAATTGGAAGATAAGTATCCGGGGTTGAATTTTGTTCCTGTAATCGGTGATGTGAGAAGTAAAGACCGGATAGACTATGTATTCCGCAATTGGCATCCTTGTATTGTTTTCCACGCGGCCGCTTATAAGCATGTTCCCTTAATGGAAGAAAATCCATGCGAAGCAGTTCGTGTAAATGTTTATGGTACACGGCTGGTTGCGGATGCCTCTGTTCAATACCACGTAGAAAAGTTTGTTATGATCAGCACGGATAAGGCAGTTAATCCAACGAATATAATGGGATGCAGCAAGCGTCTTGCCGAAATCTATGTTCAAAGTTTAAGTATTGCTATCTCTAAAGGAGAGGTAAAGGGCGAAACCAAGTTCATCACTACCCGCTTTGGGAATGTCTTAGGCAGTAACGGTTCTGTTATTCCCCGTTTCCGGGAACAGATCAAAAATGGCGGTCCTGTCACGGTTACCGATCCTGAGATTATCCGCTACTTTATGACTATCCCTGAGGCTTGCCGCTTAGTCTTGGAAGCGGGAACGATGGGTAAAGGAGGCGAGATCTTTATTTTTGATATGGGTGAACCTGTAAAGATAGCCGATTTAGCAAGCAGGATGATCGAGTTATCGGGGATGGAAGTGGGAAAAGACATAGAGATCAAATACACAGGTCTTCGTCCGGGAGAAAAGCTTTACGAAGAGCTATTGAGCCATAAGGAAAATACGAAAGAGACGCCCCATGAGAAAATCCGGGTAGCCTCAGTCAGAGAATATAACTACTCTGAAGTCATGCCAGAGATGGATGCATTAATCACTTTGTCGCGAGATGTTAAGATAGAGTCGATGGTAAAAGAGATGAAACGATACGTGCCGGAGTTTAAGAGTAAGAATTCTCAGTTTGAGAAGTGGGATGATAATTTAACTAAATAA
- a CDS encoding M13 family metallopeptidase → MNKRILWTLLAGTLAAGCSTPVKQSAPAAIDLANLDSTVAPGTDFYEYACGGWIKNNPLKPEYARFGTFDQLRENNREQLRTLVEELVSTPQQSGSVGEKISLFYSMGLDSTKLNADGAAPVKSQLKEIEAVSDDASLSKMIAVLHKEGMAPYFALFVGPDDKNSALNIVQLYQAGLGMSDRDYYLQEDEDMQKIRDAYKSYIQRLFTLAGYTPEQSRTAADAVLKIETGIARSSFSREELRNPQMNYNKLPVTDLQKQGGFLDWPVYLQTLGLHDVTELDAKQLPFYGKLTDFLKDIPLEEQKYYLAFNLLDAASPYLSDDFVAANFDFYGKTLSGKEEQQPRWKRALSTADNALSEAVGQMYVAKYFPPASKEKMQTLVGNLQKALGHRIAGLEWMGDTTKRKAQEKLATFTVKIGYPDKWRDYSGLAIQNDSYWDNVRRSNIFDMEYQLADAGKPVDKSRWYMSPQTVNAYYNPATNEICFPAAILQPPFFNPEADDAVNYGAIGVVIGHEMTHGFDDQGRNFDKDGNLTDWWTPEDSARFTERADKLAAQYDAIIVADTVHANGRFTLGENIADHGGLLVAHEAYRNSLGGKTVAPIDGFTDEQRFFLGYAALWAQNIRTEEILRLTKIDPHSLGKWRVNAALRNIEPFYEAFNITEQDPMYMAPEERVVIW, encoded by the coding sequence ATGAACAAAAGGATCTTATGGACTTTATTGGCAGGTACCCTGGCAGCAGGATGCAGTACACCTGTAAAACAGTCGGCTCCGGCAGCCATCGATTTGGCTAATCTTGATTCGACCGTAGCTCCCGGTACTGATTTTTACGAATATGCCTGTGGCGGATGGATTAAAAACAATCCTTTGAAACCGGAATATGCCCGTTTCGGTACATTCGACCAATTGCGCGAAAATAATCGCGAACAGCTTCGTACTTTGGTGGAAGAACTAGTTTCTACCCCTCAACAATCCGGTAGCGTGGGAGAGAAGATTTCACTTTTCTACTCTATGGGATTGGATAGCACGAAGCTCAATGCAGACGGGGCTGCTCCGGTGAAGTCTCAACTGAAAGAGATCGAAGCCGTTTCCGATGATGCATCTCTATCTAAAATGATTGCCGTCTTGCACAAGGAAGGAATGGCTCCTTATTTTGCATTGTTTGTAGGACCGGATGACAAAAATAGTGCGCTTAATATCGTGCAACTTTATCAGGCTGGTCTCGGCATGAGCGACCGTGATTATTATCTACAGGAAGATGAGGATATGCAAAAGATTCGGGATGCTTATAAGAGTTATATCCAACGTCTGTTTACTTTGGCAGGTTATACCCCCGAGCAATCCCGTACGGCTGCCGATGCAGTATTGAAAATAGAAACCGGGATTGCCCGGAGTTCTTTTAGCCGGGAAGAATTGCGCAATCCGCAGATGAACTATAATAAATTGCCTGTTACCGATTTGCAAAAACAAGGCGGTTTCCTGGATTGGCCTGTGTATTTGCAAACCTTAGGGCTTCACGACGTAACGGAACTGGATGCCAAACAACTCCCTTTCTATGGTAAACTGACTGATTTCTTAAAAGATATCCCTTTAGAAGAACAGAAGTACTATCTCGCCTTTAATTTGTTGGATGCAGCCTCTCCTTATCTTAGTGATGATTTTGTGGCTGCCAATTTTGATTTCTACGGTAAAACCTTATCCGGGAAAGAAGAACAGCAACCACGCTGGAAGCGCGCACTAAGCACGGCTGATAATGCTTTGTCCGAAGCGGTAGGTCAGATGTATGTAGCTAAATACTTCCCGCCGGCCTCAAAAGAAAAAATGCAGACTTTGGTAGGTAATCTCCAGAAAGCTCTTGGCCACCGTATTGCCGGCTTGGAATGGATGGGTGATACGACGAAGAGGAAGGCGCAGGAAAAATTAGCAACCTTTACGGTCAAAATCGGTTATCCGGATAAATGGCGTGATTATAGTGGTCTGGCAATTCAAAACGACTCGTATTGGGATAATGTCCGCCGTTCCAATATATTCGATATGGAATATCAGTTGGCCGATGCCGGGAAACCTGTTGATAAGTCCCGCTGGTACATGAGCCCGCAAACAGTAAACGCCTATTACAATCCTGCCACGAATGAAATTTGTTTCCCGGCTGCTATCCTCCAACCGCCATTCTTTAACCCTGAAGCAGACGATGCAGTCAATTACGGGGCGATCGGCGTTGTAATCGGTCACGAAATGACTCACGGATTCGATGACCAAGGTCGTAATTTCGATAAAGACGGTAACCTTACCGATTGGTGGACTCCCGAAGATTCCGCTCGTTTCACTGAACGGGCCGACAAATTGGCTGCTCAGTATGATGCCATCATTGTTGCTGATACCGTACATGCTAACGGTCGTTTTACCTTAGGTGAAAATATTGCCGACCACGGGGGATTGCTGGTTGCTCACGAAGCTTACCGAAACAGTCTGGGAGGTAAAACCGTAGCCCCGATCGATGGCTTTACGGATGAACAGCGTTTTTTCTTAGGGTATGCTGCTTTATGGGCACAAAATATCCGTACGGAAGAAATCCTCCGTCTCACCAAGATCGATCCTCATTCTTTGGGTAAATGGCGTGTGAATGCAGCCCTTCGTAACATCGAGCCTTTCTACGAGGCCTTTAACATCACGGAACAGGATCCCATGTATATGGCTCCGGAAGAACGGGTCGTGATTTGGTAG
- a CDS encoding glycosyltransferase family protein: protein MKPTLFVLAAGMGSRYGGLKQLDGLGPNGETIMDYSIFDAIRGGFGKLVFVIRSTFETDFREKIIKKYEDHIPVEVVFQELDKLPEGFSVPEGRVKPWGTNHAVLMGKDVIKEPFAVINADDFYGRDSFAVLGKVLSGMEGKQNDYCMVGYRVGNTLSESGSVARGVCETNPEGYLTTVVERTAIERIDGEIQFQDENGKTVVIPEETPVSMNMWGFTPDYFKYSEDYFVDFLKENKENLKAEYFIPLLVNHLIVNGKARVKVLDTTSKWFGVTYAADRQGVVDKIQALVDAGEYPSKLF from the coding sequence ATGAAACCTACATTATTTGTGCTTGCTGCCGGTATGGGCAGCCGTTACGGGGGATTAAAACAATTGGACGGCCTCGGCCCGAACGGTGAAACCATCATGGATTATTCCATCTTTGATGCGATCCGGGGAGGTTTCGGCAAACTCGTTTTCGTAATCCGCAGTACTTTTGAAACTGATTTCCGTGAGAAGATTATCAAGAAATATGAAGATCATATTCCTGTGGAAGTAGTGTTCCAGGAATTGGACAAGCTGCCTGAAGGCTTTAGCGTTCCTGAAGGACGGGTAAAACCTTGGGGTACGAATCATGCGGTGTTAATGGGAAAAGACGTAATAAAAGAACCTTTCGCCGTAATTAATGCGGACGATTTTTATGGTCGCGACAGCTTTGCCGTATTAGGGAAAGTCCTTTCCGGAATGGAAGGCAAGCAAAACGATTATTGTATGGTAGGATACCGGGTAGGAAATACGCTGTCCGAAAGCGGTTCCGTAGCCCGCGGTGTGTGCGAAACGAACCCGGAAGGTTATCTCACTACCGTGGTGGAACGGACGGCAATCGAACGGATCGATGGCGAAATACAGTTTCAGGATGAAAACGGTAAAACTGTAGTGATCCCTGAAGAAACTCCCGTATCTATGAATATGTGGGGCTTTACGCCGGACTATTTCAAATATTCGGAAGATTATTTCGTGGATTTCCTGAAAGAGAATAAAGAGAATCTGAAAGCCGAATATTTTATCCCCTTGCTAGTGAATCACCTGATTGTTAACGGTAAGGCTCGCGTAAAAGTGCTGGATACTACTTCGAAATGGTTTGGCGTAACGTATGCTGCCGATCGCCAAGGAGTGGTAGATAAAATCCAAGCCTTGGTCGATGCAGGGGAATATCCATCTAAGCTATTCTGA
- a CDS encoding phosphatase PAP2 family protein, with translation MKHLFSLILAVCLTVPFTAPAQKKAVERSGDVLVFVTPLASLTTTLILKDYQGLKQAAFSGATALAATYALKYIVKKERPDKSDKLSFPSSHTMVTFTGAAFIQRRYGWKYGIPAYLLSSYVAWSRVYADKHDWWDVLGGAAIGIGSSYIFTRPFARKHNLVINPVIMDKKLGLYASMTF, from the coding sequence ATGAAGCACCTTTTTTCCCTTATCCTTGCTGTTTGCCTGACTGTCCCGTTTACCGCCCCGGCACAGAAAAAGGCGGTAGAACGTTCGGGCGACGTATTGGTGTTTGTCACTCCCCTGGCAAGCCTCACTACTACCTTGATTCTGAAAGACTACCAGGGCCTGAAGCAAGCAGCCTTTTCCGGTGCTACGGCTTTAGCTGCTACCTACGCATTAAAATACATCGTCAAAAAAGAACGCCCCGATAAAAGCGACAAGCTTTCGTTTCCTTCCTCCCACACCATGGTAACCTTTACGGGGGCTGCCTTTATCCAACGCCGTTATGGTTGGAAGTACGGAATACCGGCTTATCTTCTTTCCTCGTATGTAGCCTGGAGCCGCGTCTATGCCGATAAGCACGACTGGTGGGACGTGCTGGGCGGAGCTGCTATCGGTATCGGGAGCTCCTATATCTTTACCCGTCCTTTCGCCAGGAAACATAATTTGGTGATTAACCCCGTCATAATGGATAAGAAGTTGGGACTCTACGCTTCTATGACGTTTTAA